Proteins encoded within one genomic window of Streptomyces sp. NBC_00523:
- a CDS encoding SCO6745 family protein, whose translation MSEELGRVRQLWHLLEPVHAVLYYAPEAFEEAAALGYAVDERWPSYFAWRAAPLGAAGADRVGEAFHSFSPRMVGAYVPAVWSVASPDAVLAARGRAVDRTYQALLGDGITAPDTAEAAALLRRVAEAADTADRPMAAANAALPWPDAPHLALWHAATVLREHRGDGHLAALADAELDPVEALVSFAAIGAAPAEVFASRGWGDEEWQAALDRLEKRGLVAADGTATEAGRALRAEVERRTDEAAAGPWRVLTDAERERLVALLGPLWVAAIGSGLLPPENTLGIGKV comes from the coding sequence CTACGCGCCGGAGGCGTTCGAGGAGGCCGCCGCGCTCGGCTACGCGGTCGATGAGCGGTGGCCGAGCTACTTCGCCTGGCGCGCGGCGCCGCTGGGAGCGGCGGGGGCGGACCGGGTCGGGGAGGCGTTCCACAGCTTCAGCCCGCGCATGGTCGGCGCGTACGTCCCCGCCGTCTGGTCGGTCGCCTCGCCGGACGCGGTGCTCGCGGCGCGCGGCCGGGCCGTCGACCGTACGTACCAGGCGCTCCTGGGCGACGGGATCACCGCGCCGGACACGGCCGAGGCCGCCGCGCTGCTGCGGCGCGTCGCGGAGGCGGCCGACACCGCGGACCGGCCGATGGCCGCCGCGAACGCCGCGCTGCCCTGGCCCGACGCTCCGCACCTCGCCCTGTGGCACGCGGCGACCGTCCTGCGTGAACACCGGGGCGACGGCCACCTCGCGGCGCTGGCTGACGCGGAGCTGGATCCGGTCGAGGCGCTGGTGTCCTTCGCGGCGATCGGGGCGGCCCCGGCCGAGGTGTTCGCGAGCCGGGGGTGGGGCGACGAGGAGTGGCAGGCGGCGCTCGACCGGCTGGAGAAGCGGGGCCTGGTGGCCGCCGACGGCACGGCGACCGAGGCGGGCCGGGCGCTGCGGGCCGAGGTCGAGCGGCGTACGGACGAGGCGGCGGCCGGTCCTTGGCGGGTGCTCACGGACGCGGAGCGGGAGCGGCTGGTCGCACTGCTGGGCCCGCTGTGGGTCGCGGCGATCGGGTCGGGGCTGCTGCCGCCCGAGAACACGCTGGGGATCGGAAAGGTGTAA
- a CDS encoding HNH endonuclease family protein gives MVPALAATAVLALSGCDPDQLPKDIDTTGGGADGGGQSATGFGASPLTNDDGTKPGLAPLTSDKDRAAARKIIEKVATKGRGPKTGYERDKFGYAWKDSVDDVPLSHNGCDTRNDLLARDGKDVELRSGSKCVVVSMTLKDPYTGKTIEWRKQQATKVQIDHVMPLSYDWQMGAAHWNESKRQQIANDPLNLIPVDGPANNAKRDAGPATWLPPYKPIRCAYVLRFAQVSLKYDLPVTSADKDMMLKQCGG, from the coding sequence ATGGTCCCCGCCCTGGCCGCCACGGCCGTGCTCGCGCTGAGCGGCTGCGACCCCGACCAACTGCCCAAGGACATCGACACCACCGGCGGCGGCGCGGACGGCGGCGGCCAGTCCGCCACCGGCTTCGGCGCCAGCCCGCTGACGAACGACGACGGGACGAAGCCCGGCCTCGCCCCCCTCACCTCCGACAAGGACCGTGCGGCGGCGCGGAAGATCATCGAGAAGGTCGCCACCAAGGGGCGCGGCCCCAAGACCGGGTACGAGCGGGACAAGTTCGGGTACGCGTGGAAGGACTCGGTGGACGACGTCCCCCTGTCCCACAACGGCTGCGACACCCGCAACGACCTGCTCGCCCGGGACGGCAAGGACGTCGAGCTGCGCTCCGGTTCGAAGTGCGTGGTCGTCTCCATGACGCTCAAGGACCCGTACACCGGCAAGACCATCGAGTGGCGCAAGCAGCAGGCGACCAAGGTCCAGATCGACCACGTCATGCCGCTGTCGTACGACTGGCAGATGGGCGCCGCCCACTGGAACGAGTCCAAGCGCCAGCAGATCGCCAACGATCCGCTCAACCTCATCCCCGTCGACGGCCCGGCCAACAACGCCAAACGCGACGCGGGCCCCGCGACCTGGCTCCCCCCGTACAAGCCGATCCGCTGCGCGTACGTGCTCCGCTTCGCGCAGGTCTCCCTGAAGTACGACCTGCCGGTGACGAGCGCGGACAAGGACATGATGCTGAAGCAGTGCGGCGGCTGA